The genomic DNA CCCAGGTCGGCCTGGGCTCGACCGGCGGCACGCTGATGCTGCTGCTGTTGTTCGGCATCGGCTTCTCGCTGTTCTTCCATGTCTCGTGGATGGCCGTGGCCGAGCGCATCGGCGAGGCGATCGAGCTGTCGATCGAATGGGTCATCCTGCGCTACCAGGACCGCGAGGACCGCCGCCAGGGCATGGCCGCCACCGTCAAGCGCGAGGAAGTCGTGGTCAAGGAGCGCGAGAAACACGTCGAGCGCCATCCGGAACTGCTGCAGAAGCTGGCCGCGAAGGCGGTCAAGGCCGTCAAGGGCGAAGACAAGGACAAGGGCGAAGGCAAGCTCGAACCGACGACGGTCACGCCCACTCCCGTATCGGCGCCGATCATCCGCGTCGAGCCGCAGATGGTGTCGATCCCGAAATCGGAACGCGCCGAGAAGGAAAAGCAGGCGCCATTGTTCGGCGAGCTGGAAAACACCGACATGCCGCCGCTGGCGCTGCTGGATGAGGCGCCGCCGGCACAGGAGACCGTGGCCGTCGAGACGCTGGAATTCACCAGCCGCCTGATCGAGAAGAAGCTGTCCGACTTCGGCGTCGAGGCCAAGGTCGTCGCCGCCTATCCGGGCCCGGTCGTCACGCGCTACGAGATCGAGCCCGCCACGGGCGTGAAAGGCAGCCAGATCGTCAACCTGGCGCGCGACCTGGCCCGTTCGCTGTCGCTGACGTCGATCCGCGTGGTCGAGACCATCCCGGGCAAGAATTACATGGCGCTGGAGCTGCCGAACGCCAAGCGCCAGATCGTGCGGCTGTCCGAGATCGTCGGCTCCAAGGTGTATGCCGACAATGCCTCCGCGCTGACCGTCGCGCTGGGCAAGGACATCGCCGGCAAGCCGGTCGTGGCCGACCTGGCCAAGATGCCGCACCTGCTGGTGGCCGGTACCACCGGTTCCGGTAAATCGGTCGGCATCAATGCCACCATCCTGTCGCTGCTGTACAAGTCCGATCCGCAGGACGTGCGCATGATCCTGATCGACCCGAAGATGCTGGAGATGTCCGTCTACGAAGGTATTCCGCACTTGCTGGCGCCCGTCGTCACCGACATGCGCCAGGCCGGCCATGCGCTGAACTGGGCCGTCAACGAGATGGAGCGGCGCTACAAGCTGATGTCCAAGCTGGGCGTGCGTAACCTGGCCGGCTACAACGCCAAGATCGCCGAGGCGGCGAAGCGCGAGCAGCACATCCAGAATCCGTTCTCGATCACGCCGGACTCGCCGGAGCCGCTGGAGAAGCTGCCGACCATCGTCATCATCATCGACGAGCTGGCCGACCTGATGATGGTCGTCGGTAAAAAGGTCGAGGAACTGATCGCCAGGATTGCACAGAAAGCCCGTGCGGCCGGCCTGCACTTGATTCTGGCCACGCAGCGCCCATCTGTGGACGTGATCACGGGCCTGATCAAGGCCAATATCCCGACGCGTATCGCGTTCCAGGTCTCCTCGAAGATCGACTCGCGCACGATCCTGGACCAGATGGGCGCGGAAACGCTGCTGGGCATGGGCGACATGCTGTACATGCCGCCCGGGACCGGACTGCCGATCCGCGTGCACGGCGCGTTCGTGTCGGACGACGAGGTGCACCGCGTCGTCGCCCACCTGAAGCTGCAGGGCGAACCGAACTACATCGACGGCATTCTCGAAGGCGGCACCCTGGAGGATGGCAGCGGTGGCGGCGAGGGCGCGGCGGCCGGCGAGGGTGGCGGCGAGGCCGACCCGATGTACGACCAGGCCGTGCAGGTGGTGCTGAAGAACCGCCGCGCGTCGATCTCGCTGGTGCAGCGGCACCTGCGCATCGGCTACAACCGCGCGGCGCGCCTGCTGGAACAAATGGAACAGAGCGGTGTGGTCTCGGCCATGCAGTCGAACGGCAACCGGGACATCCTGGTGCCCGCCGCTTCCGCAGAATAAGGAAAAACCATGCATCGATTCAGCTTTGCCATCGTCGCCACCGTGCTGTGCGCCGCCAACGTCCACGCCAGCGCGCTGGACCAGTTCAAGACCTTCGTCGGCTCGACCAAGGCCGCACGTGGCGAGTTCACCCAGACGCTCACGAAGAACGTCGACGGCGCGAAGAAGACCTCGGCACCGTCCACCGGTACCTTCGTGTTCGCCCGTCCCGGCAAGTTCATCTGGCAGTACCAGAAGCCGTACGAGCAGCTGCTGCAGGCCGACGGCGAGCAGCTCTACATCTATGACAAGGACCTGAACCAGGTCACCGTGAAGAAGCTGGGTGATGCGCTGGGCTCCTCGCCGGCCGCCATCCTGTTCGGCAGTAACGACCTGGAAAAGAATTTCACCTTGGCCGAAGCGGGCACGCGTGACGGCCTGGAATGGCTGAAAGCCACCCCGAAAGCCAAGGACGCCAGCTTCGAGCAGATCAATATCGGCCTGAAGAACGGCCAGCCGGAAGCGATGGAGCTGCGCGACAACTTCGGCCAGACCTCGGTGCTGGCATTCCGCAAGTTCGAGAAGAACCCGGCCCTGACCGCCACGTCGTTCAAGTTCGCGATGCCGAAGGGCGCGGACGTCGTCAACCAGTAAGCCCAGGACGATGGCCGACCTGTTTTCCGCCGAACCGCGCCAGCCGCTAGCCGAGGCCTTGCGCCCGAAAACGCTGGACGAGGTGATCGGCCAGGGCCACCTGCTGGGCGAGGGCAAGCCGCTGCGGCTGGCTTTCCAGTCCGGCACGCCGCACTCGATGATCCTGTGGGGCCCGCCAGGCGTCGGCAAAACGACCCTGGCGCGGCTGACCGCCAACGCCTTCGACGCTGCCTTCATCGCGCTTTCCGCCGTGTTCGCAGGCGTAAAGGATATCCGCGCCGCGATGGAGCAGGCGCAGCAGAACCTGGACCAGTACGGCCGTCACACCATCCTGTTCGTCGACGAGATTCACCGCTTCAACAAGGCGCAGCAGGACGCGCTGTTGCCGTTCGTCGAATCGGGCCTCGTCACCTTCATTGGCGCCACCACGGAAAACCCCAGCTTCGAGGTCAATTCCGCGCTGCTGTCGCGCGCCCAGGTCTATGTGCTCAAATCGCTGACGGACGCCGAGATGCGCCAGCTGCTTGTCAAGGCGCAAAAGGCCGTGCTGTCGCACCTGCAGTTTGACGAAATCGCCATCGACACGCTGGTCGGCTTCGCCGACGGCGACGCGCGCCGCTTCCTGAACCTGCTGGAGCAGGCCGACACCGCCGCCCGCTCGTCCGGCACGACGAAGATCGACGCCAGATTCGTCGAAAACGCGATGACCCTGAACGCGCGCCGTTTCGACAAGGGCGGCGACAACTTCTACGACCAGATCTCGGCCCTGCACAAATCCGTACGCGGCTCGCACCCGGACGCTGCGCTGTACTGGTTCTGCCGCATGATCGACGGCGGCGCCGACCCGCGCTACCTGGCCCGCCGCATCATCCGCATGGCGTGGGAAGACATCGGCCTGGCCGACCCGCGCGCCCTGACGATGGTCAACGACGCCGCCGAAACCTACGAACGCCTCGGTTCACCCGAAGGCGAGCTGGCGCTGGGCCAGGCCGTCGTCTACCTGGCCATTGCGCCGAAAAGCAATGCCGGCTACAACGCCTTCAATGCCGCCATGGCGCACGTCAAGAAGGACAAGTCGCGCGAAGTGCCCGTCCACCTGCGCAATGCGCCGACCAAGCTGATGAAGGAGCTGGGCTATGGGCATGAGTACCGTTACGCGCACGACGAGCCGAACGCGTACGCCGCTGGCGAAACCTACCTGCCCGACGGCATGCCCGAGCCGCGTTGGTACCAGCCCGTGCCGCGTGGGATGGAGGCCAAGATTGCCGATAAGCTGGCTTGGTTGCGGGAGTTGGATCGGGCTGCTGGGGAGTAGTGATTCACTCGTCGGCGACGGGCGCCGGGGAGTCGCGCGGGTTCGCGCCCAGCCGTTCCTTCAGCGCTAGCGCTCCCTTGGCATGCGCCAACCAGCGGTGCAACTCGACAATCATATATACCAGCAACAGAGCCAGTATCCCCAACATCCAGCGTTGCTCCTGGATCGAAGTATGAATGGTGGGAGCGGCATTGGTTGTGCCGAACGCCTGGCAGATCGTTGCTATGTCGTCGGCCGAGAAGCCGCTGATACCCGGCACGATCGATGCGGGCTTGCCGCAGGCCTCGAGCCGGAATCCCGGCTTGTCGGACATCGGTTTGGCATAGGCGGTGTCCAGCGTTAACCAGGTCCCGGTAGCCGTGATGCGCAGGAAGGCCCGGTCGACCGATATGGCGACGAGCGTGGCCACGAGCGCCCAGGCCGCCAGCGCGTACGCCAGGCTGGCACCGCCCATTGCGAATAGTCGTGGCAGCTCCTCCTGCGGACGCAGGCGCATGGAGTCCAGATCGAAGTACGGCCCCGCCGCCGCGATCCTGTTCAGCATCGCGCTATCGGCACGGAACAGCGAGGCCAGCCGCCTGGCTTGCTGCACGTTACGTATCTGTATCCCGGTGGTGAAGCGGAATTGATGAATGGCCGTCTGCTCATCCAGGAAGTCGCCGATCGCTGGTACCTTACAGTCGGCCTTACCGTGGAAGAAGCGCCATAGCCTGGTCAACAAAATGTGGCTGGAACCTGTGCGGCGCCAGATGACGAAGGCGGTGACGATGAGCGCCAGCACCGGCAGGCCGAGGCCCCAACTGGCGAGGTAGCCGGGTAAGCCTGCGATCGTTGATTGCGTTTCCATCCAGGACTCCCAAGTCGATGTGTAGGGTATGAACGTCAGATCCGTTAGCCCGGCGATAGTTCGCGCTGGCTCCGCGGTGTTATAGTCCTTTTGATATCAATCAAACGAAAGGGGCCCAAGTGCAAGTCAAAACCATCAACGGCACGGAAGTCCTGATCGAAGGCAGCGGCAGCGAGACGATCCTCTTGCTGCACGGCTGGCCCGACAGCCGCGCGCTGTGGGAAAAGCAGGTCGAGGCATTCAAGCCGCACTTCCGCTGCGTGCGCTTCACCTGGCCCGGTTTCGAGCCCGGCGCGGCCAGCGCCGAGCATTCGCTGGACGCCTTGATCGGCCTGTGCGAGGCCGTCGTGCGCGAGGTCAGCCCGGACCAGCCGGTCATCCTGCTGGTACACGACTGGGGCTGCCTGTTCGGCTACCACTTCGCGATGCGGCATCCGGAGCGCGTGTCGCGGGTCGTGGGCGTCGATATCGGTGACGCCGGTTCGCGCGACTTCAAGAAGGCCACGACGATTCCGGCGCTGCTGGGCATCGTCGGCTACCAGCTGTGGCTGGCGGCAGCGTGGCGCATCGGCGGCGGCGTCGGCGAGAACATGTCGCGCTGGCTGTCGCGCCAGATGGGCGTGCCCACGCCGCCCGAGCAGATCACCGTGGCCAAGAACTACCCTTACTATTCTACGTGGACGGGCAAGTACAAGGCCGTCAAGACCTTCCGGCCGACGTGTCCGATGCTGTTCATTTACGGCACGCGCAAGCCGTTCATGTTCCACTCGCCGCAATGGGAAACCTGGCTCAACGCGCGGCCCGGCAGCAAGGCCGTGGCGATGGATACCGACCACTGGCCCATGCTGCGCCGGCCCGACGAGTTCAATACGCTCGTGCTGCGCTGGCTGCTCTCGCATCAATCGAACGAGGTAATGAATGCATCACCTGCTGTCCCGTAAGCTGGTCGGCGCTCGCCCACTGCGCCGCGCCGGTGTTCCCGTGGCGGGCGCGCAGGCCTCCCACCCGGTGCGCTGACGTGCGGTGCCCAGTTCTCGCCGCGCTGGCCTGGCCCGCGCTGCTGCTGGCGGCGCCGCAGGGCGGCTGTCCCGCGCCGTCGGTGGCGCATCAGCAGGGTTTCGATGCCGCCGCGCTGTGCGCCGTCGTGCGCGCGTTCGATGCCAGCGCGCTGAATTACCACAGCCTGCTGGTCGAGCGGCATGGCGTGCAGGTGGCCGAGGCCTATCGCGCGGGCCGCGACCGTTCGATCTATTCGCTATTCGCACGCACCGTCGATTTCGGCCCGCAGGTGTCGCATGACATGCGTTCGATCAGCAAGTCCGTCACCAGCCTGTTGTGGGGGATCGCCGCCGGCCAGGGCCTGATGCCGTCGGTCGATACGCCTGTCACGGCCGTGCTGCCGGAACTGGCCGATCCGGCGCGGCCGGAGCTGAACAGCATCACCATCGAACACCTGCTCAACATGAGCAGCGGCCTGGCCTGGAACGAGCCGGGCGTCTACAACCGCTTCAACGACGAGTTCGGGCTGTACTGGCGCGGTGCGCCCGCGGGCCACGTGCTGGGCAAGCCAGTGGTCACGGCGCCCGGCACGCGCTTCAATTACAACGGCGGCGGTACGGCCATCCTGGCGCAGATCCTCGAGCAGCGCACGGGCATGGCGCTGCCGGATTATGCGCAGCGCTACCTGTTCGGCCCACTCGGCATCACCGCGTGGAGCTGGCAGCGCGACCTGCGCGGCCGGGCCCTGGCCTTTGCCGGGCTGCGCCTGCGCCCGCGCGACCTGCAGAAGCTTGGCCGGCTGATGTTGCAGCAGGGCCGCTGGGAAGAGCGTCAGGTGGTGCCGGCGGCCTGGGTCGCCGCATCGCTGCAGCCGCGCCTCGCCACGGGCGACGGGCTGCAGTACGGCTATCAGTGGTGGATGGGCAGCACGCAGGCGCTGGGACTGCCGCAGCGCTGGGTGGCCGGATTCGGCAACGGCGGGCAGCGCCTGTTCATCGTGCCAGGGCTCGACATGACGGTCGTCGTCACCGCGGGCGAGTATGACAAGCCCGAGCTGGGCCCTACGTACACGCGGCTGCTCGACAGCGTGGCCGCCGCCGTCGAGGCACCCTGAACAGGGCGCTTTCGCTACCGCTTTTTTGCAGTTCATCCCGCGTTTCCTGCGCTCCGTCGGAACCCGATGGAGCCGCATATCGCCTTTAGGTACAGTACAACCATCGCAGAACACGTTGTCGCTACTGACCTCAAGGGAGAACATCATGAACGCACTGAAACACATGGAAGCCATCTTCGTCATCGTCGCCGGCGTCGCACTGTCGGTAACGTTCGCCACCACCGAAACGAAGCCGTTGACCGTGGCCGCCGATGCGGTGGTCACCGTGCAGGGCGATGCGCCGATGCCGGTCGTGACGATCGCCGCCAAGCGCCTGACCGCCGCCGAGAAAGCCGCGCTGATCTGATGGGCCGGGCCGCCTGCCGGCCCGCGCGAAACTCGCAGGGGAAGGGCGTCGTCTTGGTACAATTGCGGTTTCGACATTCCCGGCAATTCCCATGATAGACATCCAACTTCTCCGCAAAGATATCGACACCGTCGCCACCCGTCTGGCGACGCGCAAGTTCCAGCTCGACGTGGCCGCCTTCAACGCGCTGGAATCGGAGCGCAAGGCGATCCAGACGCGCACCGAGGAACTGCAGGGCAAGCGCAATTCGCTGTCCAAGCAGATCGGCATGCTCAAGGGTAAAGGGGAAGACACCACGGCCGTGATGGCGGAAGTGGCGGGCCTGGGCGACGAGCTGAAGGCCAACGAGACGGCCCTGTCGGCCGTGCAGGAAAAGATGAGCGCCTTCATGCAGGCGGTGCCGAACCTGCCGCACGAGTCGGTGCCGGCCGGTACGGACGAAAGCGGCAACGTCGAAGTGCGCAAGGTCGGCACGCCGCGGGCGTTCGAGTTTGAGGTGAAGGACCATGTCGACGTCGGCAGCCCGCTGGGCCTGGACTTCGACACGGCCACCAAGCTGACCGGCTCGCGCTTCTCCGTCATGAAGGGCGGCATCGCCCGCCTGCACCGTGCGCTGGCGCAGTTCATGCTGGACACGCACACCGACAAGCATGGCTACACGGAGTGCTACACGCCATATATGGTGAACGCCGACTCGCTGCTGGGCACGGGCCAGTTGCCGAAGTTCGAGGCTGACCTGTTCTCGGTGAAGAAGGGTGGCGCCGAGGGCGAGGGCGAGACCTTCTACCTGATCCCGACGTCGGAAGTGACGCTGACGAACACGGTGCGCGACGAGATCGTTGCCCTGGACGCGTTGCCGTTGAAGATGACAGCGCACACGCCGTGCTTCCGCTCGGAAGCGGGCAGCTACGGCCGCGACACGCGCGGCATGATCCGCCAGCACCAGTTCGACAAGGTCGAGCTGGTCCAGGTGGTGCATCCGGAGAAATCGTACGAGGCGCTGGAGGAGATGGTCGGCCATGCCGAGACGATCCTGCAGCAACTGGGCCTGCCGTATCGTGTGATGTCGCTGTGCACGGGCGACATGGGCTTCGGCGCGGCCAAGACGTATGACCTGGAAGTGTGGCTGCCGGCGCAGAATACCTACCGCGAGATTTCGTCGCTGTCGAACTGCGAAGCGTTCCAGGCACGCCGCATGCAAGCGCGCTTCCGCAACGCGCAGGGCAAGCCGGAACTGGTGCACACGCTGAATGGCTCCGGCCTGGCGGTGGGCCGCACGCTGGTGGCGATCCTGGAAAACTACCAGCAGGCCGACGGCAGCGTCGAGATCCCGGCGGTATTGCAGCCATACATGGGTGGGCTGACGCAGCTGAAGGCGTAACGAAAAAAGCCCTTCACATTTGCGGCAGGGCTGCTATAATCTTGCCTTCTCGCAGCAATGTGAGAAAGGAGAGGTGGCAGAGTGGTCGAATGTACTTGACTCGAAATCAAGCGATGGGGCAACCCATCCGTGGGTTCGAATCCCACCCTCTCCGCCAGAACAAATAAGAACGGCGTCCCCTGCGGGACGCCGTTTTTATTTGTTCGGACGGAAGAGGGTGGGATTCGAAGACCCGCGCTTACCAGCGCGGGGCTCTCCGAATCGCCCATTTGCTGGCGCTTCGCGCCAGCGCCGCGCGCCGAGGGCGCGCGACGTATGCATCACCTGTTATCAAACACAGTCGGGCATCCCCTGCGGGATGCCGTTTTTCTTTGTCTGGACGGAGGAGGGTGGATTCGAAGACCCTGCGCCTGCTGGCGCGGGGGCTCTCCGAATCGCCCATCTGCTGGCGCTTCGCGCCAGTGCCGCGCGCCGAGGGCGCGCGCTCTACCTTCACTTCTTTTGTCCCTCTCCGCCATAGAAAACAGCGTCCCCTGCGGGACGCCGTTTTTATTTGTTCGGACGGAAGAGGGCGCGCCAAGGCGGCAGGTTCGAAGACGAGCGCCTACCGGCGCTCGGCTCTCCGAATCGCCCATTTGCTGGCGCTTCGCGTAGCAGCTTTGTCCTAACTTGACAGCGACGCGGCAGAAGAACCGCCAGACGCCTATGTTCCGCCATGTTCAGCCTATACGCGAAAGAAATGCGTAAGAGGCTCCAGGGGCTCCTCTTCTGCGTCTTCGCAGTCTTGTAGGAGGCACTGATATTGATTTAACTCATCAAGAAGAAATTTGGATAGAAACCTTGTTTTAACTTCGATTTCCAGTTCTAAGAAATATTTAGCATTGGTAATGAAGTTGTTCGAGTTGGAAGAGGGGTCTATAATCCGAATGGTGTCAGCGTTGACGGTTTCAACGTGGCCTGAAGCTTTCATATTATCAAATGCTGCTTCTTTTTCTTCGGTGCGACCGAAGTGAATGTGTATGCAATGTCCCATTAGCTTCCACTCCCGTGAGGCCTACCTCTTACTGTCGTATAATCCTTGGGGTTTTTTATCCCAATGTGGTTGTCGTCCTTGTTCATGTTCACCAAGCCGTAGTCATCCAATGGATTTCCACAGGGATCTTCTTTGTGAACGTGTGCATTCAGGCCTGATTTCTTTTTAAGGTTTCCATTCTTATCAACGTTACTTTGGTCGCCGTATTTGTGAATCCGAATTTGTGATCCATCAGCATGAATCCAGGTGGCATTCTTTCCGTTGTCTTTCGTCTTTGAAAAGCCTTCGTTAGCTATAGCCTGCTCAATTCGACTAATATTCATACCTTTTAGCCGTTTCAGCGTAGCCGCTGCTGATCCGCAACGCGCTAGCCCTAACGGGTCAATCCAAGCCGTGGGGTTAGGTGCGTACTGATACAAGTTCGCGCCACCGTCGAGCCCGATTGGATCTTGGGAAAGGAATCTTGCTGTACTGGGATCATAGTATCGGTATCGGTTATAGAAAAGCCCCGTTTCTGCATCTTCGTACTGCCCCTGAAACCGTATTGGATTCCACATCCCGGCCCTACACGCCGCGTCGCTGATCGCTTGTTTCGCTTGCCCCCAGGCCTTGTACTGCGCCGACCATGCCACCTTGCCGTCGCAATCCGTCAATTCCTGCGGTGCGCCCAGCTGATCGCATTGATAGAACGCGATCTCATCCTCGCTAAAGAGTGCGGCTTCCTGCTCGTATTCGCCATTCCACAGCGGATCGAGCGCGATATCATATTTCCCATAGTTGGCCGCCATCAGCGCTTTGACATCGGTTGTAGGCGGCAATTGGAGCGCCTGGCTTCGGGTGGCCTGCATCAGAGGGACGAAGCTGTCACGCTCGTACAGATAGTGCACAGTGCGTTCGGCGGACCGTGGCCCTGCTCTAGGCTGCTTTCCCATGCTAGCGTGTCACCATCCCAGCCGTATATAGTTCGAGTCGCATTTCGCACGGTAGCGCCGTCGCTTGCCTGGCTATGCTTGGCGATGCGCCGCCCCAGCGGATCATAGGCGAAGGTGGTGATGCCGTGCCGGGTGATGGCGCGGCTCATCCGGTTGAACGCATCCCATTCGAACGTGTCACGCTGTCGATTTTGGAAGCGCTCGATAAGGTTGCCGCGTTGATCGTAACGATAGCTGGTGCCGGCATATTCCCTGAGCAGGTTGTCCAGCACCTTCGGCAGCGGGGCGCGGGTGGCAATGCTCTGGTGCTGCTGCGCAGTGTTGGGCACCTGGATATTGCCCGCCGGGTCGCACGCAAAGGTCTCATGGCCCATCGCGCTGTTTGCCGCCAGTAGCCGGCCGATCGGGTCGTAGCGGTACTCGATGTGCCCGCGCCGGGTGTCGTCGATACTCGTCAGTTGACCAGAGCGGTCGTAGCGGTAGCGCCGCTGGATCGCTGCTTGCATACCGACCTGCGCATCGGGACGATACTGGTCAGGCTGAAACTCCACGTTCTTCCGACCCAGCTGCTGCTCGATCAAGCGCCCGGCCGGGTCGTACTTCATCGTTTGCAGCAGCCCGTTGGCCTGCGTGCGGCTGATTTCCTGATACAGCGCGTCGCGCTCGAAGGACACGAGCTCCTGCCCGTCGAGCAGAAGACCGTGCGCGTGGCCGGCGCCGTAGGTCAGCCAGTCGATACGGTGGCCGTCGGGGCGGGTCGTGCCGATGCGTTGGTTCAGTTCGTCATAGCGATGGTGCCAGACCGCCGTGCGCTTGTCCGGATGGAACGGGCCGTGGTAGTGCTGGTGTTCGCGTATCAGGTTGTCGGCCGGGTCGTAGAACCACTGCAGCCGGGCGTGTTCGTTCTTCGCGTCGGCCAGTTGGCCGCTGGCGTAGTAGGCGAAGGTTTCGATTTGCTCGGGCTGGCCGGGCGCGGCGGCGCGCCGCTGCATGAGCCTGCCCATGGCGTCGAACTCGAGTCGCGTGATCACGCCGGCTTCCTCGGTTTCCGCCAGCACGCCGGTTCCTTCGTGGTAGCGGTAGTCGGTGGTCTTGCCATCGAAACCCTGTTCCTGCAGCAGGCGGCCGACCGGGTCGTACTGGAAACGGTAGACGCTGCCGTTTTCGTTTTCCAGCGCGGACAGCCGGCCCAGCGCGTCCCAGCGGTAGCGCAGGCTGTGGCCCAGCGCGTCGGTGCGCTGCGCGATCAGGCCGGCCGCGGTGTAGCGGTAGGCGGTGGTGCGTTGCAGCGCGTCGATGTGCGCCAGCAGGCGGCCTTCGGCGTCGTGGCGCAGTTGCTCTTCGCTGCCGTCGGGGTGGATGACGGCTTCAAGCTGGCCGGGGTGATTGCCGGTTTCCTCGCTGAGCGCCAGTGTCAGCGTATCGACATTGACTGGCGTGTAGCGATAGCGCGTGATGTTGCCTGCGGCGTCGAAGCGTTTGATGAGGCGCTTGCGCTCGTCGTATTGCCATTGGGTGCTATGGCCGGAGCAGTCCGTGTAGCTGGCGAGCTGGCCGTCCGGCGTATAGGTCAGTTTCTTGACGCCGCCCTTGGCATCGGTGACCTCGACGGGGCGGCCCGCCTTATCGTAGGCGTATTGGGTCTTGCTGCCGAGCGGGTCGATTTCCTCGACCAGGTGGCCTTGCGCATCGTAGTCGCGCTTCCAGGTGCCCCCTTCGGGATCGAGGATGCCGGTGATGCGGTGCTGGGCGTCGTACTCGAAGTGGACCTGGCTGCCATCTGCTCGGGTGTGCGTCAGCAGGTTGCCGTGGTCGTCGTAGCGGAAATGCTCGCTGTTGCCATCGGTGTGGATGTGGCGAATGACGTTCTTCGCGTTGTCGCGGTAGAACCATTCTTCCAGGCCGTCCGGGTAGATGGTGCGGTAGGTGTAGCCGGCGATGTCGTAGTAGTAACGGGTTTCCTGGCCCAGCGCGTCGGTGACGTAGGTCAGGCGGATGTTCTTGTCCCATTCGAGGCGGGTGTCATGACTGCCGTCGTCCGCCCACTCGCGGATCGCCTTGGCGTTCGCGCCGCTGTCGATGCTGGTGTCGTAGGCCAGGTTCATGCCGCGACCGGTACGGTCGGTGTAGCGCGTGACGAGGTGGCGGTCATACTGGTAGTGCCAGGCGGCCGCGTTTTCTTCCTGGGCGTAGATCAGGTCGCCGTGCTCGTCGTAATCGTAGGCGGACAGTTGGCGCACCAACTGGCCATCCTTGATTTCCCACAGCGCGACGATGTGGCCGGTCGCGGCGTCAATCTGGGTGCCGGCATGGGCGACGATGGAGTCGCCTTGCTTGCTGATGATGTCGCTGAGCACTGCCTCGCCATTGGCCACGTGGTCGTAGCGCAGGCCGAGGGATGCGCCGTCCTTGGCATGAATGGCGATCAGGCGGAAGTGCTGCTTGCCCATCTCGGCTGCCTTGCTGCGCACCGTGTCGGTCAATTCATAGGTCTCGCGCCACGGGCTTGGTTGGCCTTCGGGCAGCGGCCTGCCGAAGTCGAGCGTCAACAAGGTGATGCTCAGGCGGGTCAGCGTGATCTCCTCGACCGGGTCGTGGTGCTTCTGGCCGACGGCCAGCCATGGATAGCGGTGGCTGCGGCCGTCGGCGGCGTGGTAGAGCAGAGCAGTCGGCTTGCCTTGGCCGACGACATCAATGCGGGTGCTGTACGGCGTGAGCCAGCGTGCGCCGAGGTTGCCGCGATCGTAGGCGACCAGCTGGCTGCGGTAGGTGCGGCTCCACTCGACCGGCAGTGGCGCATCCAGCAGGAAGTCCGTGTGCGTAAAGGTTTCGGCGCCGGTGGCGAAGCTGATCGAGTGGGCAGTGGCGGCCTTGGCCGGGCACAGCTTGCAGTTGTTGGCGTCGCCCGTGGCCGGGCTTTGATGGTTGGAAGCGCCCAGCTCGTGGCCGGGGTTGTCCTTCTTGTGCTGCGCGCCCTTGGCGGACGGGACCAGCACCGCATGGTGCTTCTTGTGCTTGATGACGGCTTCGCGCAGGCGCAGCAGGATATACTTGATGCTCATCTGCGCCTTCTCGTCGGCCAGCGCGGTCAGTTGGGCGCGGAACGCGGGTTTGAAGTTGGTCAGGTGCGTGATGATGACCGTCACGCCAGCGACAGCGCTTTCCGGCAGCTGGCGCGCCGCCGTGGCAGCGGCGTAGTTCGCGGCCCGCTTGTACTGCCGATCGATGGCG from Pseudoduganella armeniaca includes the following:
- a CDS encoding serine hydrolase domain-containing protein; protein product: MRCPVLAALAWPALLLAAPQGGCPAPSVAHQQGFDAAALCAVVRAFDASALNYHSLLVERHGVQVAEAYRAGRDRSIYSLFARTVDFGPQVSHDMRSISKSVTSLLWGIAAGQGLMPSVDTPVTAVLPELADPARPELNSITIEHLLNMSSGLAWNEPGVYNRFNDEFGLYWRGAPAGHVLGKPVVTAPGTRFNYNGGGTAILAQILEQRTGMALPDYAQRYLFGPLGITAWSWQRDLRGRALAFAGLRLRPRDLQKLGRLMLQQGRWEERQVVPAAWVAASLQPRLATGDGLQYGYQWWMGSTQALGLPQRWVAGFGNGGQRLFIVPGLDMTVVVTAGEYDKPELGPTYTRLLDSVAAAVEAP
- the serS gene encoding serine--tRNA ligase — encoded protein: MIDIQLLRKDIDTVATRLATRKFQLDVAAFNALESERKAIQTRTEELQGKRNSLSKQIGMLKGKGEDTTAVMAEVAGLGDELKANETALSAVQEKMSAFMQAVPNLPHESVPAGTDESGNVEVRKVGTPRAFEFEVKDHVDVGSPLGLDFDTATKLTGSRFSVMKGGIARLHRALAQFMLDTHTDKHGYTECYTPYMVNADSLLGTGQLPKFEADLFSVKKGGAEGEGETFYLIPTSEVTLTNTVRDEIVALDALPLKMTAHTPCFRSEAGSYGRDTRGMIRQHQFDKVELVQVVHPEKSYEALEEMVGHAETILQQLGLPYRVMSLCTGDMGFGAAKTYDLEVWLPAQNTYREISSLSNCEAFQARRMQARFRNAQGKPELVHTLNGSGLAVGRTLVAILENYQQADGSVEIPAVLQPYMGGLTQLKA
- a CDS encoding RHS repeat domain-containing protein, coding for MQATRSQALQLPPTTDVKALMAANYGKYDIALDPLWNGEYEQEAALFSEDEIAFYQCDQLGAPQELTDCDGKVAWSAQYKAWGQAKQAISDAACRAGMWNPIRFQGQYEDAETGLFYNRYRYYDPSTARFLSQDPIGLDGGANLYQYAPNPTAWIDPLGLARCGSAAATLKRLKGMNISRIEQAIANEGFSKTKDNGKNATWIHADGSQIRIHKYGDQSNVDKNGNLKKKSGLNAHVHKEDPCGNPLDDYGLVNMNKDDNHIGIKNPKDYTTVRGRPHGSGS